One Caloranaerobacter sp. TR13 genomic region harbors:
- a CDS encoding cysteine hydrolase family protein has protein sequence MPRHAILVIDMLNDFIGEKAPLRCPGGEKIVPNLQRLFEWVRNREDDDVVLVHIQEAHRKNDADFRVRPVHAVKGTWGSDFIKELYPQEDEYIVPKRRHSGFAYTDLDLYLREENIDTVVVTGVWTNVCVRSTASDALYHAYKVIALSDGCASKTEEMHEYGLKDMSLFAKVMTIDEYIDAWEKGIDPWLGGGDTENKVE, from the coding sequence ATGCCTAGACACGCTATATTAGTTATAGATATGTTAAATGATTTTATTGGAGAGAAAGCTCCATTAAGGTGCCCAGGAGGGGAAAAAATAGTTCCTAATTTGCAGAGATTGTTTGAATGGGTAAGAAATAGAGAAGATGACGATGTTGTATTGGTGCATATACAAGAAGCGCATAGAAAAAATGATGCAGATTTTAGAGTAAGACCTGTTCATGCTGTTAAGGGAACTTGGGGGTCAGATTTTATAAAAGAGCTTTATCCTCAAGAAGATGAATATATAGTTCCGAAAAGAAGACATAGTGGTTTTGCATATACAGACTTAGACTTATATTTAAGGGAAGAGAATATTGATACAGTTGTAGTTACTGGTGTTTGGACTAATGTATGTGTAAGAAGTACAGCATCCGATGCATTGTATCATGCTTATAAAGTAATAGCGTTAAGTGATGGATGTGCATCAAAAACAGAAGAAATGCATGAATATGGATTGAAGGATATGAGCTTGTTTGCAAAGGTTATGACTATTGATGAATATATAGATGCGTGGGAAAAGGGAATCGATCCATGGCTAGGTGGAGGAGATACAGAGAATAAAGTTGAGTAA
- a CDS encoding PucR family transcriptional regulator, giving the protein MVRQNGILLEDILKMDCMKNCKLIAGYKGIKNTVSRVNIMADPDILDWVHEGELLLTTAYSFRKENVIEQKKFIRQCSEKKLAGIGIKIYPYIESLSKEVIELADKLNFPIIDLYYATPFSDIMTPIFKEIFNKQASLLQRLEKIHEKLMNAMMNNFSIEKITEVVYESVRNPVLVDLEFPKKTIIKFDCEDDKTKNLLLKNLKKFYKESSSKYRDNKLYESTELIKGKYIKRMVMPILVKNHLYGYIFTWSTNTPLGGFDFSVLESASTTIALEILKILSVMEVENRHKYEFIEDLISLDNIRRAEAVERAVLFKLNRDNKYVIAVININRSTNAEDAALSDDSFQKKITRLANSIEKLIGDININGLVTNKTDSIYVLLSFNDNEKMDLKLEIFSNKVEKLLRKSLGKFKFRMGIGRQYTGLMNAYKSYMDTIKAIRAGDILDENCVVNFEDLGIYKILCHDSLKEELMKFYNTTIKCLVEYDIRKSTDLVKTLEAYFEYNGNLKKMSQALFTHYNTILYRIQRINDITGMDLENAKDRLNLEVALKIKKILQNEEKSGI; this is encoded by the coding sequence TTGGTTAGGCAAAATGGTATTTTGTTAGAAGATATTTTAAAAATGGACTGTATGAAAAATTGCAAGCTTATTGCTGGCTATAAAGGTATAAAGAACACTGTTTCAAGAGTTAATATTATGGCAGACCCTGACATTTTAGATTGGGTTCATGAAGGGGAGTTGTTATTAACAACAGCTTATTCCTTTAGAAAGGAAAATGTAATAGAGCAGAAAAAATTTATTAGACAGTGTTCAGAGAAAAAATTAGCAGGCATAGGGATTAAGATTTATCCTTATATAGAGTCTTTGTCTAAAGAAGTAATTGAATTAGCTGATAAATTAAATTTCCCAATTATTGATCTTTATTATGCTACACCTTTTTCAGATATTATGACACCGATTTTTAAAGAAATATTTAATAAACAGGCATCTTTACTTCAGAGGTTAGAAAAAATACATGAAAAATTGATGAATGCAATGATGAACAATTTTAGTATTGAAAAAATAACTGAGGTTGTATATGAAAGTGTTAGGAATCCAGTACTAGTTGATTTAGAATTTCCTAAAAAAACAATAATAAAATTTGACTGCGAAGATGACAAAACTAAGAATTTATTATTAAAAAATCTAAAAAAATTTTATAAAGAATCTTCAAGTAAATATAGAGATAATAAATTATATGAAAGCACAGAGTTAATAAAAGGGAAGTACATAAAAAGAATGGTTATGCCAATTCTTGTTAAGAATCATCTTTATGGCTATATCTTTACATGGTCTACAAATACCCCACTAGGTGGGTTTGATTTTTCTGTTTTAGAATCAGCTTCAACAACAATAGCATTAGAAATACTGAAAATATTATCAGTAATGGAGGTAGAAAATCGACATAAATATGAATTTATTGAAGACTTAATATCGTTGGATAATATAAGAAGAGCAGAAGCTGTAGAAAGAGCGGTATTATTTAAGCTAAATCGAGATAATAAATATGTAATAGCAGTAATTAATATTAATAGAAGTACAAATGCAGAAGATGCAGCATTATCTGATGATTCATTTCAAAAGAAAATTACTAGATTGGCAAATTCAATAGAAAAACTTATAGGAGATATTAATATTAATGGTCTTGTTACAAATAAGACCGATAGTATATATGTATTATTATCTTTTAATGATAATGAAAAAATGGATCTAAAGTTAGAGATATTTAGTAATAAAGTAGAAAAGTTATTAAGAAAGAGCTTAGGTAAATTTAAGTTTAGAATGGGGATAGGCAGACAATACACAGGTTTAATGAATGCATATAAAAGTTATATGGATACAATTAAGGCTATCAGAGCAGGTGATATTTTAGATGAAAATTGTGTAGTTAATTTTGAAGATTTAGGTATATATAAAATTTTATGTCATGACTCTTTAAAAGAAGAACTTATGAAATTTTACAATACTACTATTAAATGTTTAGTTGAATATGATATAAGAAAATCTACAGATTTAGTAAAAACGTTAGAAGCATATTTTGAATATAATGGTAATCTTAAAAAAATGTCTCAGGCACTATTCACACATTATAATACTATTCTTTATAGAATTCAAAGAATTAATGATATAACTGGTATGGATTTAGAAAATGCAAAAGACCGACTAAACTTAGAGGTAGCTTTAAAAATTAAAAAAATATTGCAAAATGAAGAAAAGAGTGGCATATGA
- a CDS encoding BMC domain-containing protein, which translates to MKQALGMVETRSLVAAIQAADTMVKSADVRIVDFEFVGSGIVSVMVEGEVAAVKAAVENAKETASQIAEIISVNVIPRPHTEVDKILEY; encoded by the coding sequence ATGAAACAAGCATTGGGAATGGTAGAAACAAGGAGTTTAGTAGCTGCAATCCAAGCGGCAGATACGATGGTTAAATCAGCTGATGTTAGAATAGTAGATTTTGAATTCGTTGGTTCTGGTATAGTTTCTGTAATGGTCGAAGGGGAAGTTGCTGCTGTTAAGGCAGCTGTAGAAAACGCTAAAGAAACGGCTAGCCAAATTGCAGAAATTATATCGGTAAATGTGATACCAAGGCCACATACAGAAGTTGATAAGATTTTAGAGTATTAG
- a CDS encoding UbiX family flavin prenyltransferase, which produces MRLIVGITGGSGAIYGVGLLKVLKELGVETHLVVSSMGEYVMQHECGISLDELKELATHFHDNRNLAAPIASGSFKTDGMVIVPCSMKSLASIANGISDSLLTRAADVILKERRRLVLVTRETPLSAIHLENMLKLSRMGVTILPASPGFYNHPQSISDIVSSIIGRTLDQFGINHNLIKRWGE; this is translated from the coding sequence ATGAGATTGATAGTTGGAATAACAGGGGGAAGTGGTGCTATATACGGAGTAGGACTTCTTAAGGTATTGAAAGAACTTGGTGTAGAAACCCATTTAGTAGTTTCAAGTATGGGAGAATATGTAATGCAGCATGAATGTGGTATTAGTTTAGATGAACTTAAAGAGTTAGCTACTCATTTTCATGATAATAGAAATCTAGCTGCACCAATTGCCAGTGGTTCTTTTAAAACGGATGGAATGGTAATTGTACCATGTTCTATGAAAAGTTTAGCTTCAATTGCGAATGGTATTTCTGATAGCCTTTTAACAAGAGCAGCTGATGTAATATTAAAGGAGAGAAGAAGATTAGTGTTAGTGACTAGAGAAACTCCTTTAAGCGCTATACATTTAGAGAACATGTTAAAACTTTCGAGAATGGGTGTAACCATTTTGCCTGCATCTCCAGGCTTTTATAATCATCCCCAATCTATAAGTGATATTGTTAGTTCAATTATAGGTAGGACTTTGGATCAGTTTGGAATTAATCACAATTTAATAAAGCGATGGGGAGAATAA
- the pduA gene encoding propanediol utilization microcompartment protein PduA: MSQALGMVETKGLVGAIEAADAMVKAANVTLVGYEKIGYGLVTVMVRGDVGAVKAATDAGAEAARAVGELHSVHVIPRPHSEVERVLLKNE, from the coding sequence ATGAGTCAAGCTTTAGGTATGGTTGAAACTAAAGGTTTAGTGGGAGCTATTGAAGCTGCTGATGCTATGGTTAAAGCAGCAAATGTTACATTAGTAGGTTATGAAAAAATTGGTTATGGATTAGTTACTGTAATGGTAAGAGGAGACGTAGGTGCTGTTAAGGCTGCAACAGATGCTGGTGCTGAGGCAGCAAGAGCAGTTGGAGAGTTGCATTCAGTTCATGTAATACCAAGACCTCATTCTGAAGTTGAGAGAGTATTATTAAAAAATGAATAG
- a CDS encoding UbiD family decarboxylase gives MERQMLRASLEKLKQNGNLLICDVEVDPEYELGAVLKYYSNTRPMLFSKVKGYRIPVVGAMFGDRNIYYNMLNLTHSDRIYRIIDAIANPKPTRLLNTGPVKENIITRNIDLPRMFPIPTFHEKDSSSFITAGIVVIKDPETNKRYTAVRRLQVNGGNRLSILVASPKLKDQLLNLENQNKPLEVAVILGYDYEFLLASQVSSQFFGVDKYEIDSALRGEPLELVKCHSVDLEVPAYAEIVLEGIIPPKKREIEGPFGELMGYYGGANSHPIIEITAVMHRNNPIFQVSFPCREEHLSNGLIREVELYTSLSKLVDVKDVNVTIGGGYRFHAVVSINKKKEGDGKSAILAALGCNNDFKHVIVVDDDVDIFNTSEVEGILATRVQASKDLVIISGANGSVLDPSHNYKGTTDKIGIDATKPLEKKGVDFEKAKIPRYENIEITKYFPNIK, from the coding sequence ATGGAAAGGCAAATGCTAAGAGCAAGCTTGGAGAAGCTTAAACAAAACGGAAACTTGTTAATCTGTGATGTAGAAGTAGATCCAGAATATGAATTAGGTGCGGTGCTAAAATATTATTCCAATACTAGACCAATGTTATTTAGTAAAGTTAAGGGATATAGGATTCCTGTTGTAGGAGCAATGTTTGGAGATAGAAATATATATTACAATATGCTCAACCTAACTCATAGCGATAGAATTTATAGAATAATAGATGCTATTGCCAATCCTAAACCAACTAGACTTTTAAATACAGGCCCTGTAAAAGAAAATATTATAACTAGAAATATTGATCTTCCAAGGATGTTTCCTATTCCTACATTTCACGAGAAAGATTCATCATCATTTATAACTGCAGGGATTGTTGTTATTAAAGACCCAGAAACTAATAAAAGGTATACTGCAGTTAGAAGATTACAAGTTAATGGTGGTAATAGGTTGAGTATACTTGTAGCATCTCCTAAACTTAAAGATCAACTATTGAATTTAGAAAATCAAAATAAACCTTTAGAGGTTGCTGTAATTCTAGGATATGATTATGAATTTCTATTGGCATCTCAGGTAAGTAGTCAATTTTTCGGAGTTGACAAATACGAAATAGATAGTGCTTTAAGAGGAGAACCATTAGAGTTAGTAAAATGTCATTCAGTAGATTTAGAAGTTCCTGCATATGCTGAAATAGTATTAGAGGGAATAATACCTCCGAAAAAAAGAGAAATAGAAGGACCGTTTGGTGAATTGATGGGATACTATGGAGGAGCAAATTCTCATCCTATTATTGAGATAACTGCTGTAATGCACAGAAATAATCCAATATTTCAAGTATCATTCCCTTGTAGAGAAGAACACTTATCTAATGGGTTAATTAGAGAGGTTGAACTTTATACTAGTTTAAGCAAACTTGTAGATGTTAAGGATGTTAACGTAACAATTGGAGGAGGATATAGATTTCATGCAGTAGTTTCAATAAACAAAAAGAAAGAAGGGGATGGGAAAAGTGCTATTTTAGCAGCCTTAGGATGCAATAATGATTTTAAGCATGTAATTGTTGTAGATGATGATGTTGATATATTTAACACGAGTGAAGTTGAAGGAATTTTAGCGACTAGAGTACAAGCATCAAAAGATTTAGTTATTATTTCAGGAGCTAATGGCTCTGTATTAGACCCATCGCATAATTATAAAGGGACTACCGATAAAATAGGTATAGATGCAACAAAACCATTAGAAAAAAAGGGAGTAGATTTTGAAAAGGCTAAGATTCCTAGATATGAAAATATAGAAATTACAAAATATTTTCCCAATATTAAATAA
- a CDS encoding cyclase family protein: protein MGLRLIDLSQEIYQGMSVFPMHQKTFIMTNMTHEENMKTTGSKTLGFSARNLLISEHGGTHSDAVWEYKPTGDTIDKMPLEYFWGSAICIDVSFVPESRMIEPKDLEKAVKNSKQEIKPGDIVLLYTGHYDRNFGTDKWQTTYTGLSYEGAKWLAEKGVVNIGVDAPAIDHPKDLNFSGHLVCGEYDITNTENLCNLDKIVNKRFLYFGLPLKIRDGSGSPIRAVALVEE from the coding sequence ATGGGGCTTCGTTTAATTGATTTATCACAAGAAATTTATCAAGGTATGTCTGTTTTTCCAATGCATCAAAAGACTTTTATAATGACAAATATGACACACGAAGAGAATATGAAAACTACTGGAAGCAAAACTTTAGGTTTCTCTGCCAGAAATCTTTTAATCAGTGAACATGGAGGAACACATAGTGATGCAGTATGGGAATATAAACCAACTGGAGATACTATCGATAAAATGCCATTAGAATATTTTTGGGGAAGTGCAATCTGTATAGATGTATCATTTGTACCTGAAAGCAGAATGATAGAGCCAAAGGACTTAGAAAAAGCCGTTAAAAATTCTAAACAAGAAATAAAACCTGGAGATATTGTATTATTATATACAGGTCATTATGACAGAAACTTCGGTACAGATAAATGGCAAACTACATATACAGGATTAAGCTATGAAGGAGCAAAGTGGCTTGCTGAAAAAGGAGTAGTCAACATAGGCGTAGATGCACCTGCAATTGATCATCCTAAAGACTTAAATTTTTCAGGACATCTAGTTTGTGGTGAGTATGATATAACAAACACAGAAAATTTGTGTAATCTGGATAAAATAGTAAATAAACGATTTTTATATTTTGGACTACCATTAAAAATAAGAGATGGTTCAGGATCACCAATTAGAGCAGTTGCATTAGTTGAAGAGTAA
- the allB gene encoding allantoinase AllB, with product MYDVIIKNARIPQGDDTILTNILVKDEKIAGFTQDLDGIDAKEIIDAEGHLTLPGCIDSHTHINDPGFTHRENFLTGTSAAASGGITTIIDMPCCSVPSVRSVENLEHKLEAIKDKAIVDYAMWGGVTGEDVRNGWLHNVEEQADYGVCAFKVYMTPSVPTYPRVTDPEMLEAFKAVAKTGLPIGIHAENFAMCDFYVKKFQAEGRMDGPAWAEARMTLAEKVAIQLGISFAEETGARLHIVHMSTGIGAILVGEAKKRGLDVTAETCPHYLTLNYKDAMSEFKQFAKIAPPLRTKEDNEILWKALQDGRVDFIATDHAPYEIPTEKEAEGMNIWTAFPGIPGVETMVPVIISEGYNKGRLSLSRLVEVLSTNPAKHYGLYPKKGAMFIGSDADFTIIDLEKEWTIDKDKMYTMAKYTPFHGFKLKGKPVKTVVRGKLVYDDTEGIVGREGYGKFIKRQNKGKLERLIKF from the coding sequence ATGTATGATGTAATTATTAAAAATGCTCGTATCCCACAAGGTGACGATACGATATTAACTAATATTTTAGTTAAAGACGAGAAAATTGCAGGTTTTACACAGGATTTAGATGGTATTGATGCTAAGGAAATAATTGATGCAGAAGGTCACTTAACATTACCTGGATGTATTGATTCACATACACATATAAATGACCCTGGCTTTACACATAGAGAGAATTTTCTTACAGGTACATCGGCAGCAGCAAGTGGTGGTATAACAACAATAATAGATATGCCATGTTGTTCAGTTCCATCTGTAAGAAGTGTAGAAAACTTAGAGCATAAATTAGAGGCTATAAAAGATAAAGCAATTGTAGACTATGCTATGTGGGGCGGAGTTACTGGAGAAGATGTGAGAAATGGATGGTTGCATAATGTTGAGGAGCAGGCAGATTATGGGGTGTGCGCTTTTAAAGTATATATGACACCTTCAGTTCCAACTTATCCTAGAGTAACAGATCCGGAGATGTTAGAAGCTTTTAAAGCTGTAGCTAAAACAGGTCTTCCAATAGGTATTCATGCAGAAAACTTTGCTATGTGTGATTTTTATGTTAAGAAGTTCCAAGCTGAAGGTCGTATGGATGGACCTGCATGGGCTGAAGCCAGAATGACTTTAGCTGAAAAAGTAGCTATTCAACTAGGAATAAGCTTTGCTGAGGAGACAGGTGCAAGGCTTCATATAGTTCATATGAGTACAGGTATAGGAGCTATTTTAGTTGGAGAAGCAAAGAAGCGAGGATTAGATGTAACTGCTGAAACGTGTCCTCACTATTTGACACTAAATTATAAAGATGCAATGAGTGAGTTTAAGCAATTCGCAAAGATAGCTCCTCCATTAAGAACTAAAGAGGATAATGAAATATTATGGAAGGCATTACAGGACGGAAGAGTTGATTTTATAGCGACAGATCATGCACCATATGAAATACCTACAGAAAAGGAAGCAGAGGGAATGAATATATGGACAGCTTTTCCAGGAATACCAGGTGTAGAAACAATGGTACCTGTAATTATAAGTGAAGGATATAACAAGGGAAGACTTTCATTAAGCAGATTAGTAGAAGTATTAAGTACAAATCCAGCTAAACATTATGGATTATATCCTAAGAAAGGTGCTATGTTTATAGGTTCTGATGCTGACTTTACAATTATAGATTTAGAAAAGGAATGGACAATAGATAAAGATAAGATGTATACAATGGCTAAATACACACCATTCCATGGATTTAAGCTAAAGGGTAAGCCAGTTAAAACTGTAGTTCGCGGCAAGCTTGTTTATGATGATACTGAGGGCATTGTAGGTCGCGAAGGTTATGGTAAGTTTATAAAAAGACAAAACAAAGGTAAATTAGAAAGATTAATAAAATTCTAA
- a CDS encoding EutN/CcmL family microcompartment protein — translation MQIGRVIGTVVATRKDERLTGCKLMVTQPLNLDFKPSGNPLITVDTVGAGIGEIVIYSRGAAARLAADRLQAPIDAAIVGIVDNVDVYREYMND, via the coding sequence ATGCAAATTGGAAGAGTAATTGGTACTGTAGTTGCTACGAGGAAAGATGAAAGGCTAACAGGTTGCAAGTTAATGGTAACTCAGCCATTAAATCTTGATTTTAAGCCTTCTGGAAATCCATTAATCACTGTCGATACTGTAGGTGCTGGCATTGGTGAGATAGTAATCTATTCAAGAGGTGCTGCTGCAAGATTAGCTGCTGATAGGTTACAAGCGCCCATAGATGCTGCTATAGTTGGGATTGTCGATAACGTTGATGTATATAGGGAATATATGAACGACTAG
- the ftcD gene encoding glutamate formimidoyltransferase produces the protein MSEEKKYILAVPNFSEGRRKEVIEAIVDQVRNIEGVNLVSYEPEHDFNRTVVTLIGEPEPLKEALLNMAGKSYELINMEEQTGTHPRIGAQDTIPIFPFKNITLEECVQLAEEIGKEIYERYKVPVYFSGHNARCEKRKALSFIRKGQYEGLKKVAHTDERKPDIGPAALHPTAGATIVSADTEGLTAYNVFLATEDLSIAKKIAKSVRGPSGGFSTVRAVGIKFPERSGVVVSMNMFDCTQTPLYRAYNFVKQEAARYGVAVTGSEIVGPVKLEHLLNSLEYYLGLENFRKEQILETHLMK, from the coding sequence ATGTCAGAAGAAAAGAAGTACATATTAGCTGTTCCTAACTTTAGTGAAGGCAGAAGAAAGGAAGTTATAGAGGCGATAGTTGATCAAGTAAGAAACATAGAGGGCGTAAACTTAGTTAGCTATGAGCCAGAGCATGATTTTAACAGAACAGTTGTAACATTAATTGGTGAACCTGAGCCTTTAAAAGAAGCGCTGCTTAATATGGCAGGTAAATCATATGAATTAATAAATATGGAAGAGCAAACAGGAACTCATCCTAGAATTGGTGCTCAAGATACAATACCTATATTTCCATTTAAAAATATTACATTAGAGGAATGTGTGCAATTAGCAGAAGAGATTGGAAAAGAAATTTATGAAAGATACAAAGTACCTGTTTATTTTTCAGGACACAATGCTAGATGTGAAAAAAGGAAGGCTTTATCTTTCATAAGAAAAGGGCAATATGAAGGGCTTAAAAAAGTAGCTCATACAGATGAAAGAAAGCCAGATATTGGTCCTGCAGCTTTACATCCAACGGCAGGTGCTACAATTGTTAGTGCAGATACAGAAGGATTGACAGCATATAATGTATTTTTGGCTACTGAAGATTTAAGCATTGCTAAGAAGATAGCAAAATCAGTAAGAGGTCCTAGTGGTGGTTTTTCAACAGTTAGAGCAGTTGGCATTAAATTTCCAGAAAGATCTGGGGTAGTTGTTTCAATGAATATGTTTGATTGCACTCAAACACCACTTTATAGAGCATATAACTTTGTTAAACAGGAAGCGGCAAGATATGGAGTAGCTGTTACTGGTTCTGAAATAGTAGGTCCAGTTAAATTAGAACATTTATTAAACTCATTGGAGTATTATTTAGGACTAGAAAATTTTAGAAAAGAGCAGATATTAGAGACACATTTAATGAAGTAG
- a CDS encoding flavoprotein: protein MDKYEFTKSVINELFKKTSNIYEDRKDETEKNFIETNSVHLALVFTGTNIGLNDYVDKLIKLKRYGFTYDVVLSEVAEEIIGMDVLKSRLGPKKIFNNVTIANLDVFYKFDGVIVPMMTQNTLTKLVMGLQDDFITSLIWHMLWFGKPVFIDFTNCRTKMGSKAKNPFLNEMIENYLSKLIKMGVTEVYKNDFIVRLLDKFKSYKAFEIQTNEDITDDMNFFEGVITEKDVINIAKKEKEIVVSARTIITPLAKDTAKELGLKIRKK, encoded by the coding sequence ATGGATAAATATGAATTTACAAAAAGTGTAATAAATGAGCTTTTTAAAAAAACAAGTAACATATATGAAGATAGAAAGGATGAAACTGAAAAAAATTTTATAGAGACTAATTCTGTTCATTTGGCTCTAGTATTTACTGGGACTAACATAGGTCTTAATGATTATGTTGATAAGTTAATCAAATTAAAAAGATATGGATTTACTTACGATGTAGTTTTATCAGAAGTAGCTGAAGAGATTATTGGAATGGATGTTTTAAAGTCACGATTGGGTCCGAAAAAAATATTTAATAATGTTACGATAGCAAACTTAGATGTTTTTTACAAATTTGACGGTGTAATAGTACCTATGATGACTCAAAATACTTTAACGAAGCTTGTAATGGGTTTGCAGGATGATTTTATTACAAGCCTTATATGGCATATGCTTTGGTTTGGCAAACCCGTTTTTATTGATTTTACAAATTGTAGAACTAAAATGGGATCAAAAGCAAAAAATCCTTTCTTAAACGAAATGATAGAAAATTATTTATCTAAGCTAATTAAAATGGGCGTTACTGAAGTATACAAAAATGATTTTATAGTAAGGCTTCTTGACAAATTTAAGTCATATAAAGCCTTCGAAATTCAGACTAATGAAGATATAACTGATGATATGAATTTTTTTGAAGGTGTTATAACTGAAAAGGATGTTATTAATATTGCTAAAAAAGAAAAGGAAATTGTCGTATCTGCTAGAACTATTATTACCCCGCTTGCTAAAGACACAGCAAAAGAATTGGGATTAAAGATTAGAAAGAAATAA
- a CDS encoding BMC domain-containing protein, with protein MKKALGLIETVGLTTAITALDAASKAADVTLVGYEKVIGAGKAVSVTIQIAGEVAAVKASVEAGVSAANRVGTVLSYHVIPRPHEEVDKLIEKFKKNFEKDKKSNKIKDKSKNKKKEKENK; from the coding sequence TTGAAAAAAGCATTAGGTTTAATAGAAACGGTTGGTTTAACAACAGCGATAACTGCATTAGATGCGGCAAGTAAGGCGGCTGATGTTACATTGGTAGGATATGAGAAAGTAATTGGTGCTGGTAAGGCCGTTAGTGTGACTATACAAATAGCAGGTGAGGTTGCAGCTGTGAAGGCTAGTGTTGAAGCAGGAGTATCAGCAGCTAATAGAGTTGGTACTGTGTTATCATATCATGTAATACCAAGACCTCATGAAGAGGTAGATAAACTAATAGAAAAATTCAAGAAAAACTTTGAGAAAGATAAAAAATCTAACAAAATCAAGGATAAATCAAAAAATAAGAAAAAAGAAAAAGAAAATAAATAA